The DNA window TGCGTGCTGATCTTCCTGGGGCTGATCGGGTTCATCTTCTGGCTCGGAGGGCTGGTGGAGAAGCCCGTCCTGGCCGACGTGCGCGCCGACGCTGGCGGTGCCGTGGCGCTCGCCGGCGCCAACGCCGATCCCGCGCGGGGGCAGTGAGGCGACCATGCTGCTGACCAACCTGAAGATCCTGGCCGTCATTCTGGGGACCGTTACGCTCTACACGGTGCTCGCCTCGGCCATCCCGCAGATAGAGTCGGAGGTCCCTCAGGAACTCACGCTGGGCGCGGACTTTTCCGCCGAAGAGCTGGTCGCGGCGGGCGAGGATCTGTACCAGGGCGCGGGCGGCTGCGTGGCCTGTCACGGCCTGGGGACGCGGGCGCCCAACCTGCTGACCGACCACGCCGGAACGGGACTGATCGGCGCGCGCTGTGCCGCCCGCGAGACCGGCAAGGACTGCAAGACCTACCTGCACGAGGCGCTCGTCCAGCCGCTGGCCTACGTGGTGGAGGGTTTCGGGCCGATCATGCCGGACATGAGCCGCACGCTGTCGGACGCGCAGATATGGGCGTTGGTGGCGTACCTGGAGAGCCTGGGCGGCACGGTGGACGTGACGGCCGACGACGTCGGCGCCGGCGCGGACCCCGCAGGCGAGGCGGCCGACGCGCCGAACGGAGCCGCCGCGGCGGCGGGCGGCGGCGCGATCGCGGGAGGAAGTACGGACGCAACGGAGATCTGGGCGGCGGCGGGCTGCGGCGCGTGTCACCAGCTCGGCGGCGAGGGGGGCGCGGTCGGCCCCGCGCTGGACGGCCTGGGCGCCACGCGGGATCGCGCCTACATCCGCCGCGCGATCCTGGACCCGGCGGCCGATCTGGCGCCCGGCTTCGAGGCGCTGGGCGGGATGATGCCGGCGGCGTTCGGCCAGTCGCTGTCGGCGGCGCAACTCGAGGCGCTCGTGGACCTGCTCGCGGAAGAGGGCTGACATGCGCTACCTGAAGCACCCGCTCGGCGCGGCGGTCGCGATCATGGTCGGCTCCTACCTGCTGATCGACTTCGGCATCGTCTACATCCCGCCGCTACTGGGGATGGACAGCGCGCCCGTGCCCAACAGCGTGGTGCTGCAGTACCTCGCGACCGTGTTCGCCGGCGTGCTGATCCTGGCCAGCTGGAACGACGAGCGCTGGGCGGAGTTCAAGCGGCCGTTCCAGGAGACCATGGTGCTGCCCGAGCGGCGCACGTTGCGCTCGATCCTGATGGTGGCGCTGCCGCTGCTGATCGGGCTGTTCGTCTTCCTGCAGGTGCGGCCCACGGTCGCGGCGCCGTCCACGCTGCGGTCCATCCACCCCGCGCCGCCCTCGCAGATCGACTTCCGGGGCCGGACCATGGTGCTCGCCGGCCTGAACAATCCCCTGCGGGCCGACGGGTCGATCTCCGAGGACTACGAGGAAGGGAAGCGGGTCTACTACCAGAACTGCCTGCCGTGCCACGGCGACGCGCTGGCGGGCGACGGCCACTACGCGCGCGGCTTCAACCCCGCGCCGCTGTCGTTCGACG is part of the Gemmatimonadota bacterium genome and encodes:
- a CDS encoding cytochrome c, translating into MRYLKHPLGAAVAIMVGSYLLIDFGIVYIPPLLGMDSAPVPNSVVLQYLATVFAGVLILASWNDERWAEFKRPFQETMVLPERRTLRSILMVALPLLIGLFVFLQVRPTVAAPSTLRSIHPAPPSQIDFRGRTMVLAGLNNPLRADGSISEDYEEGKRVYYQNCLPCHGDALAGDGHYARGFNPAPLSFDDVGTIAQLTESFVFWRVAKGGPGLPVEGTPWHSAMPVWEDFLTEDEIWSVIVFMYEQAGHSPRTWEEDEEGGEH
- a CDS encoding c-type cytochrome; the encoded protein is MLLTNLKILAVILGTVTLYTVLASAIPQIESEVPQELTLGADFSAEELVAAGEDLYQGAGGCVACHGLGTRAPNLLTDHAGTGLIGARCAARETGKDCKTYLHEALVQPLAYVVEGFGPIMPDMSRTLSDAQIWALVAYLESLGGTVDVTADDVGAGADPAGEAADAPNGAAAAAGGGAIAGGSTDATEIWAAAGCGACHQLGGEGGAVGPALDGLGATRDRAYIRRAILDPAADLAPGFEALGGMMPAAFGQSLSAAQLEALVDLLAEEG